A single window of Rhodamnia argentea isolate NSW1041297 chromosome 5, ASM2092103v1, whole genome shotgun sequence DNA harbors:
- the LOC115726912 gene encoding disease resistance protein At4g27190-like: MSVKLRDHVVFESRASMIRNIMDALADNSKSVVGVYGMGGMGKSTLLEDVERMLIEERSFDWVAKADVSKTPNIHTIQGDIAACLKLTDIKKEETISARAKLLRERLEKEGREKKKVLIILDNLWEKLDLKLVGIPCGHDNKAIGCNLLLTSRDQRLLQREMGCDREFLLGGLEKEEARALFERTVGDKVHDNEFKPWVEVALHRCAGVPFLIVAMGKLLKYAALYEWRDTLKKIEKFDHRESNGLIDQMLQWSYDRLEGEAKSLLRLCVVCSVSKPSLENLVRYGFGLGLFQQVSSMEEARDRLHTQIRALQASALLLDSEDVGGFKIHDLVREFVASVSSRDHHPLLVLEDKVESVTELQVNKLESYEAMCFPNMKELPPELNCPELHILLMSTDYESTDYESLYIPDSYFNSMRNLMVLNLAGVRLTRSPSPFQLLANIHTLCFQNCSFEDVAILGNLKRLQILSIVDSKIQRLPKEIGQLVELRSLDLSDCPELEIIEPGVLQSLTNLEELYLKQSFHHWSAGEQTQPTNASLSELNHMKKLCTLHVSIPDPRVLPDDLYVEKLTKYEIRMGKEWRWWKDCNGSRTLELKLDPFRDVLRKVCIKGILDKTNDLLLNKLDGSEQSICALSRKGFPELKHLQVKNSPSVCYILECPSLPALETLLLKNLINLEKIYHNHISIESFSTLKVVRVESCNKMEVLFPCSVVRQLPHLEKIEVVSCELMWGIVEADDDRGKLELPKLHVLKLHGLPNIANFFSAGSSPSRSTSDNQVGTQIVFFNGQQVAFPSLETLEVDGLGNPGFMFSPSMVKSLAQLRNLTMFL, translated from the coding sequence ATGTCCGTTAAGCTTAGGGACCATGTCGTCTTCGAATCCAGAGCTTCGATGATACGGAACATCATGGACGCTCTTGCTGATAACAGCAAGAGCGTGGTCGGGGTTTACGGGATGGGCGGGATgggcaagtccacccttttggaGGATGTCGAAAGGATGCTAATCGAAGAGAGGTCgtttgattgggtcgctaaggccgacgtgtcgAAAACTCCAAACATCCATACGATTCAAGGAGATATTGCAGCCTGCTTGAAACTCACTGacataaagaaggaagaaactATCAGCGCACGAGCGAAGCTTCTGCGCGAGAGGTTGGAAAAGGAggggagggagaagaagaaggtgctcataatactggacaacctgTGGGAGAAGCTGGACTTGAAATTAGTcggcattccttgcggacaTGACAACAAAGCCATAGGATGCAATTTGTTGTTGACGTCGAGAGATCAACGTCTTTTGCAAAGGGAAATGGGCTGCGACAGGGAGTTCCTCCTTGGTGGGCTGGAGAAGGAAGAGGCAAGAGCTTTGTTTGAGAGGACGGTGGGAGACAAAGTTCATGATAACGAGTTCAAGCCCTGGGTGGAAGTAGCACTCCACAGATGTGCAGGCGTGCCTTTCCTCATTGTTGCAATGGGGAAACTTCTTAAATACGCTGCTTTATATGAATGGAGGGACACTTTGAAAAAAATCGAGAAGTTTGACCATAGAGAATCCAATGGTTTGATAGATCAGATGCTGCAATGGAGTTATGATAGATTAGAAGGGGAGGCAAAGTCGTTATTACGACTCTGCGTTGTTTGCAGTGTCTCCAAGCCCTCTCTTGAAAACTTGGTGAGGTACGGCTTCGGTTTGGGGTTATTTCAACAAGTTAGCAGCATGGAAGAAGCTAGAGATAGGTTGCACACACAGATCCGTGCTCTTCAGGCCTCCGCCCTTCTGTTAGATAGCGAAGACGTTGGTGGTTTCAAGATACATGACTTAGTTCGCGAGTTTGTTGCCTCGGTCTCTTCGAGAGATCACCACCCTCTCCTCGTGTTGGAAGATAAAGTGGAGTCAGTAACAGAGTTGCAGGTGAACAAGCTTGAAAGCTATGAGGCGATGTGCTTTCCCAACATGAAGGAGCTTCCTCCAGAATTAAATTGCCCCGAATTGCACATTCTTTTGATGTCCACAGACTACGAGTCCACAGACTACGAGTCTCTTTATATCCCAGATTCATATTTCAACTCTATGAGGAATCTCATGGTCTTAAATCTTGCAGGAGTACGTCTCACTCGCTCTCCTTCGCCGTTTCAATTATTGGCAAACATACACACCCTGTGTTTTCAGAATTGTTCATTTGAGGATGTGGCCATTCTAGGCAATCTAAAAAGGTTACAGATTCTCAGCATTGTGGACTCAAAAATTCAGCGATTGCCGAAAGAAATTGGGCAACTGGTAGAGCTCAGGTCGTTAGACTTGAGCGATTGTCCAGAACTTGAGATTATTGAACCGGGTGTACTTCAAAGCTTGACCAACTTAGAGGAGTTGTACTTGAAGCAAAGCTTTCATCATTGGAGTGCAGGGGAGCAAACTCAACCAACTAATGCAAGTCTGAGTGAGTTGAATCACATGAAGAAACTATGCACTCTGCATGTGTCCATTCCTGATCCGAGGGTGCTCCCAGACGATCTATACGTCGAGAAATTAACCAAGTATGAAATCCGAATGGGTAAAGAGTGGCGCTGGTGGAAGGATTGCAATGGATCGAGGACACTGGAGCTCAAGTTGGATCCATTCAGAGATGTTCTTCGAAAAGTGTGCATAAAAGGTATCTTAGACAAAACTAACGATTTGCTTTTGAACAAGTTGGATGGAAGCGAGCAAAGTATTTGTGCGTTATCTCGAAAAGGTTTTCCAGAATTAAAGCATCTACAGGTCAAGAATAGTCCCTCCGTCTGTTACATCCTCGAATGCCCTTCCCTTCCTGCTTTGGAGACGTTACTTCTCAAGAATCTCATCAACTTGGAGAAGATATACCACAACCATATCTCCATCGAGTCCTTCAGTACATTAAAAGTAGTACGAGTTGAAAGTTGCAACAAGATGGAAGTTCTATTTCCTTGTTCAGTGGTGAGACAACTTCCACATTTAGAAAAGATTGAAGTTGTCAGTTGCGAATTAATGTGGGGGATTGTAGAAGCTGATGATGATCGTGGTAAACTCGAGTTGCCTAAGTTGCATGTATTGAAATTGCATGGGTTGCCAAATATCGCTAATTTTTTCTCCGCTGGGTCGTCTCCTTCGAGGAGTACATCAGACAACCAAGTGGGCACTCAAATTGTGTTCTTCAACGGAcaacag